The following coding sequences are from one Bradyrhizobium sp. 200 window:
- a CDS encoding TfoX/Sxy family protein, whose product MVASDTYAEFLREQLAPLGRITLRRMFGKTGVFCDGVMLGVVTENTLYFRVDDQNSETFREAAAFPPLNYVKQGQTIDLAFWRAPERLFDEPDELATWARAALAAAHRVAAKRPAPKQPKAPRQGKAPRQGKRSSRAVRPRR is encoded by the coding sequence ATGGTTGCCAGCGACACCTATGCCGAGTTTCTGCGCGAACAGCTCGCGCCGCTCGGCCGTATCACTTTGCGGCGCATGTTCGGCAAGACCGGCGTGTTCTGCGATGGGGTGATGCTCGGCGTGGTGACGGAGAACACGCTCTATTTCCGGGTCGATGACCAGAACAGCGAGACGTTCAGGGAGGCGGCGGCGTTTCCGCCGCTCAACTACGTGAAGCAGGGGCAGACGATCGACCTCGCATTCTGGCGCGCGCCGGAGCGGCTGTTCGACGAACCCGATGAGCTTGCCACGTGGGCGCGCGCCGCGCTGGCGGCGGCACACCGGGTGGCGGCGAAGAGGCCGGCGCCAAAGCAACCCAAGGCTCCCAGGCAAGGCAAGGCTCCCAGGCAAGGCAAGCGCTCATCGCGAGCCGTCAGGCCGCGCAGATGA